The DNA segment TGTTGGGCCGTCTGGCTCTAACCTGTACCTACCTCTATCCTGGTGCCATCAGTGGAGCTGGGACAGGTAGGTAATATCACAGAAACTTTTTCGTGACCCAAAGGAGCTTAAAGATAAAAGagctgacttttctttttttttttttttttttttttttggatctttttttcggagctggggaccgaacccagggccttgcgcttcctaggcaagcgctccaccactgagctaaatccccaaccccaagagctgACTTTTCTAATCCTCTTATACTTGAGGTGATTTGTCCTTAACCAGGCTGTGGTTCCCAGGGTACTCTGCCAATCTCTACCTAGAGAAAAATCACCAGGGAGGAAGAAGTGATAACAGGAATATTAGAAGGTGGTAGTTGGGGTGGGCGTGGAGGCacactctaatcccagcattcacggagcacagactgaaggcaGACTTCAAAGCCAGTCAAGTATacccagcaagttccaggtcacccAGCACtgcagagtaagaccctgtctaaaacaaaacccaaagaattGTCACTGGAAAGTAAGTTACATATCTGATACTGCTTCACCCCAGTGCTCAGTATATACTTCCTAAAAGCAGGACCACTCCCTGCCATAGCACAATGCTCGGAGTCAGAGGGACCCGGATGGCGTACTGCTCTATGCACACTTTACCTGAGATCCTGGTACCTTTGCTTTtttagtaaaaggaaaaaaatagttcTGGGGATGTAGCCCAGTTGGTAGAATGCTGGCGTAGGATACATGGAGTCTTAGGTTCAGTTCCTAGAGTTCAAGTAATtacatgactgtaatcccagaatttaagAGCTAGAAGCAGAAAAGGGAAGTGCAAGGCcagtgacttcaaggccagtctgagctacagaagACCCCTTATCGATCATCAATCGatcaataataaattaaaataaatgtaggaTCTTTCACTGTTATTATCTTAGTCACTTCTAATCTAGAATGATTGACTTCTGGCTTTCctggtctttattttattttgagactgtgtctcatTTAATACAACTTAGcctcatcttcctgcttctaccttccaagtgctaaaACTACAGGCATTGGACTTCATGCCCAGCCTTTGTTCTTGTCCCTAAGTAGTCTCACAGTTTGGAGGACGTGGGGCAGTCATTTTGTAGCCTGTCCCTCGGTTGGGTTATCTCTGATGTTTCTTCATATTTGAATCCAGGCTGTGCATTTTGGCAGGCGCCTAGCAGAAGTAAGGCAGTGTCAGGACACCATGCAGGAGGCACGCAGTATTAATTGTGTGCTCGCCATTCATGCTCCCTCTTCCCTTTGTAGATGAGCAATTTAGGGAGAAAATTTGAGATGTACATATCTTCCTCAACATCCATTTATAAGCTGTCATATAAGTTATTACCTTGACGGTTTGGGAAagagatttttatatatttattccatCAATAAAAGGGATGAGAAAAGAAATAGGTTCTGTGAATGCATGGATGTTAGCGGACAGTGAAAGGCAGCTGGGAGCTAAGGGAGGTTAACCCTCTTGTCTTCCATCAGAGTGGAGTGGAGAAGGGAGAAATTCACGTTgggcaagcctgatgacctgagtccagTTCCCAGATCCCTgctagagggagagaactgactcccgagagctggcctctgacctcctcagggcCCTGTGTCATGCACGTCGtgcccacactcacatacatggacTGTATACAacacacagtaaaaataaatatttaaatttaaaaacaggacTTGGAGCGTGGACCCTGGGATTCAACCTAagcactgaaacaaacaaacaaacaaacaaggcagcATGGATTTGTTGATCTAATTAGATAGATCTCCACATTGTGACTTCTAAACTGCATCTTCCTTTTCCAGGGAGTGGGTGGTCTCTTTGCAAGCTCTGGGCTCCCACTTCGAGCTTAGCCTATGATACCATCCCCACACAAAGCTGCTGCAGTGATCTCCCTGCTGGGAGCTAGGGGCAAAGACTCCTAAGCTGGGAGGCTGGCTGTTTCCTTTGCTGCAAACACTGGACTTGGATACTTTAAagtctgttttgtttggttgttttttttttaaactcaaacagaatttttttttcaatcttgaGGAGAACTTCTGAAAGCGAATATGACAGCACGCCTCTCATTCCAAAAAGGTCACCCCATCTTTGAGCTTGGCTAAAGGCCTAGATCACAGTATGCCCGTGTTGTCTAAGAATGTCACACAGTTCTCAGCCAAGTGGGCACAGTCCCGGTTGTCTGCCTTCATTCTCTGAGCCATGCTTCTTTAAGCAGGAAGACATGATGGGCAGAAGTACCCCGAGAAGGTTGGAGGCAGGGTTACTGGGGAAGGGTAGGATCCTGAGGTTGACTCTGCTCCTCTGTCTGGTTCCAGCTGCCCTATGAGAAGGACTGCAAGAACAAAGTGTTCTGCATCGCTGAGATCCAGCTGACCACCGCCATCTCTCAGTGAGTCGGATCTtgttatcatcaccatcatttctGCAGCTGATGTCTTCCCAAGGGTCCTCCTGGGCACGCCCCACAACCAGATCCATGAACGTTCCTTTCCCTGTCTCCTCATGGCCCTCAACACAACTTTGTATTTGTTATTTCAGCCGAGGGAGGCAAGCTAAAGATTTGTCTTCCTATTGTATAGATTGGGAACAGAGAAATAGTGAAGGTCCTTCCATAGACCATTTGGCATATCAGTGGCCATTTAGTGGACCTGAACCAAGGTCACTTGAGCTCCTAGACAATGCTATGTTCACAGTGATCCTTACTCCTAGAACTTCCTCTGGTTCACCTCTTGGACAAATTCATAAACAAATTCTGGAGTAGTTCTACTCTATTCCAGGGACTCTAGTCCTGGGAAACACTGCAGTCAACCTTACAGACAAGCATTCTTCCCCTCCTGGTACTTAAGGGGGAAAGGGACAGATAAGTCAACTCTAGGCTTGTAAGTTAAGGTGCAAAGATAAGTCAGGCAGGGAGGGAGCAGTGAGGGAAAGGGATGAGGTTTAAATGTGGTGGTCAGGGAGGGTAACAGGAGACTGTGGGTACCATCCTTGTGGGTAGAGCAAACACCGTGATGGTAGCAGGCCTGGCAGGTGGGGTATGAACCTCATGTGAAtgcagaagggagagggggagaaggagtaACATGGGGAAGGTAGGGGCCTATGGGACCTTAGAAGGGCCTTGGATGTGAGATGGGGGGGGGTCAGAGGAGCAAAGCACTCACATCTTACAGTCTAGCTCTTGCCAgcccagtagttctcaaccttcctaatgctttgagcctttaatacagttcctcccgttgtggtgactcccaaccatagcactattttcactgctacttcataactgtaattttcccaCTGTTACAAATAGTAACATAAATGCCTTTGgattccaatggtcttaggtgacctctgtgaaagagtTGGTCAACTTTGaaagaggttgtgagccactgtacTAGACAATGACGAACCTTAGGCAGCAGGGAGAAAATGGTTACTACTGGACAGTGCAGGTGAGGTAAGAGGGTGGTGCCCAGACTGAGTGAGGCAAAGGCAGTGGTTATCTTTTGAAGATAGTCTTAGGATTTGCTGACAGGAGAGGTAGGGAGCAAGGAGAAGGCTCCACCCAGGCATCTAGAACTACATCATCCAATACATTCAGCCCTAGTCCCAGCTGAATATTTAATTCCAAGGTCATTACATTTAAATGCGATAAAAATGTAGTtccagggctagagaggtggttcagtgcttaagagtCCTAATGACCTCTCCGGAAGACCCagattcgattcccagcaaccacatggtggctcacaactgcttataaccccagttccagaggatctgatgccctcttctggcctcccagggcaccatatgcatgcagtgtGCATACATTGATGCAGGCAAAACcattcatgtacataaaataaaaggaaaaacaacacaTGGTTCCTTAGTGGCACTTGCCATATTCCAAATCCAGAATACCCACATGAGGTTAGTGGCAGTGATACGTCAGCAGATACGGCCCACCTTTCCATCTCTGCAGATGTTTTACTGCAACACTGAATCCAACAAACGTTCAGCTTCCTGATGGGCTTGCTGGAGCGGAGCATGCGACATTCTTTAAAATGCCCTCAATGGCTACCATGTGTGTCGTGTTGCTGATGACCAGTTGTCTGGAGTTGGTTTCTCTAGGACAGATCCCCTGCCCTTGAGTGGATGTTTGTAAGACTTCCATTTCAGAGGTGCACGATTATTTGGGGTCAGCACTACGGAACTCATTTAAGACCCAGCTGCTGTCAAGAGGGGATGGATCACAGCCACCTCAGCCTGGCAGCCAGTTCCTTGCCAGGTGATGTGGTGTGCCCAGCTTGCTCTCTATCACCCCCTACTGTACACAGCTGGTAAGCCACGCTTGAGAGCCCACTGTAGCAGTGGGTTTCGACGTCTCTGAGGACATGGATCCCCTACCAAATCAAATGAGAACTAGACTTCCCTGCCTGGACTTCAAAGTGAGACTctgtccaaacaaacaaacacagagaggCACTGTGGCTCACATCTGttagccagcacttgggaggtggaggcaggaggattgtaaggcCAGCTGGGATACACAAGTGAGTACAGGATGAGCCTGAGCAACGGAAtgaaactggttttttttttttttttttgattctttttttcggagctggggaccgaacccagggccttgcgcttcctaggtaagcactctaccactgagctaaatccccagccccatgaaactgttttaaaatgagctctgtgggggttggggatttagctcagtggtagagcgcttgcctaggaagcgcaaggccctgggttcgatccccagctccgaaaaaaagaaaagaaaaaaaaaatgagctctGTGGTAAAGGCTTCTAGTCTTTtggcttctgtttcctcttctgcaaGATGGAAAGTAACTGTACGTCTCTGACGGGTAATTCTGAGCATCAATCGAGCTCATGGGGCACAGCGTTTGGGCCATGGTAACCACTAAGTGGTTATAATGTCACAAACAGCTTAGTGGCTAAGCAGTTAAGGTGGACATGGAACCAGGGGTTCAACCctgttaaaaggaagaaaatctggGCCTTTGTACAGTTTATCTTAGAGGAGAGTTAAGAATGTgcttttcagggctggagagatggctcagttgttaagagcactgactgttcttcctaatggtcctgagttcaattcccagcaaacatgTGGCTcataagcatctgtaatgggatctgatgccctcttctggtgtgtctgcagacagctatggtgtattcatatacataaaataaataaataagtctttaaaagacaaataaaatttcttttaatgAAAGAGTGTGCTTTCTGTCACGAGGACTTTTACAGATTAAATACACTGCtgatgtgttctctctctttctttctctctccctcttctctttcgcCCTTCACAGGCAAGACCTGGTGGTGGGTATCACAAAGGAGGTGACCATGAACATCAGCCTGACTAACTCTGGGGAAGATTCTTACATGACAAACATGGCTCTGAATTATCCCAGAAACTTACAGTTTAAGAAGATACAAAAGGTACTCGTGACGGACTTGGGAAACATGCTGCCATGTCTTTTCCTTGCTTGCCTGCCTGATTCTATTCCATGGCCAACAGCCTCCTTCTGCTCCGTGCAATACAGGAATAGCAATTAGACGAATCCTCTCTGATTCCGTGCCCTGCAGACCTATGGCACCACCATTTGCTTACACAATACGCCCTCCTTGCACAGCCTCTCTTAACCAGGATTATGGGAGGTAAATTTTAATGCCTAAGGAATGGAGGAAGTTAAAAGCCTACCCTACTGTTCATCATGCTGGGCTTACAGACACAAGGCCAGCTGCAAAGATGGGCTAGCAATTGTGTGGCTGCCAAGTATCACGGCACTGATGTTTTGTTCTGTTAATTCAAAGGTTCTTTTGGAAACTAGAAAACCACCCTGCTCTTGTCTGGGGAATCTACGTCACTTTGACAGAGAGAACTAGATCCAGTGCCCCCTGGTACAGAGCTGCAGATACAGTGTTTCTGGTACAGAGCTGCAGATACAGTGTTTCTGGTACAGAGCTGCAGATACAGTGTTTCTGGTACAGAGCTGCAGATACAGTGTTTCTGGACACAGCTTTCCTTGGACAGGGTCTGTTAACCCAGTTGGGATCATGCTGCCCATGGCATCGCCGATCCCTTTACCCTTCCCTGCCCTGGGGCTCTCAGGACAGCCTTTTTCCTTAACTCCACTTATCCCCAACCCTCTGACAACTCTGCATTTCCTTTGTCGAGTGAGGAAACTCTCCAAGACAGTTTTCCTCATTGCTGTGGGTCAGTAAAACCTGACTCTGTTGGGACTAGAGGTTTGCCCCCGGGTAGGGGGTCTCAGTTTGCTTGAGCTAAGTTAGCATATATTgaatgaaaaattgaaattatctTCTACATATCTAGAATGGAACTAGTGATGGGTATCGGGGCGTAGGTCTGTTTGGTGATCTAGATGAGGAGTCCTGGTTGAGCCCAAACTTTCCCTCCATCTCGGTGAGACACTCGCCTTCTTCTCCATGAGGACTCTACAGGGTGCTGTCAGCTGGAACCAGTCTCCACTGTCACTGTGCCTCGCTCACAGAGCATTACCCTTAACTCTGGGTTTAAACTCAATTCTCAGTTGTGAGAAGGCTAGGGACCAAGCCTGACGTGTAGACAAACCAGTGATTGGTTGTTGAATTTGTGTGAGGAAACTACTTCTTTTCCTCAAGAGCATCTCTTGGGGCTGGATAGAGGGCTCCGTTAAGAGTATTAGCTGCACTTCCAGAAGACCTACGTTAGAATCCCAGCagctacatggcagctcacaaccctcTTTAATTCCACTTCCAGGgaaatctgacatcctcttctgacctctgaaggtaccatgcatgtacatgcatgtaaatCACACATGTGGGCGAATCACTGCtagccataaaataaaaattatacaacAAAGATAAAACATCTTCTGTTTTAACAGCCACTCTCTCCAGATATTCAGTGTGATGACCCCAAGCCAGTCGCTTCTGTCCTGGTCATGAACTGCAAGATTGGTCACCCCATACTCAAGAGATCATCTGTGAGTGAATCTGTTGTGCTTAGGTGTCTCTCCTGCTACCGCTGACTCCCAGCCTCATCTGTAACTTTCAGGTGTGGTTACTATGTTTCCCTTTGCTGTCAGTAGTGTTTAGAGTGTTTCCGTGTTTCCATCCTCAGTAGTGTTTACAGCTGCCAAGTCTGCCCTCAAGTGGAGATCTGAGGTGTGGGGAATAGTTTTCTGACCTACAGTGTGGCCACTGTTGGCTTCCCTGAGGAAAGCAGAGGGAAATGGGGGTAATAGGGAAGTGGTGTTAGACCAAATTATCTTTGTATTGTGGTTTCCCTCGCTCATAGGAGAATAATGTCTATTTGGTTCACTCAGCATTTGCACTGTGAGGCTTAAGTGAAACAGTGGCTAGGCTACAAAAACCATGAGAAATGTAAACTGGGTTTCCTAATGCCACTGAGCCAGTGTCTTAGTCATTGTTCCATTGCCATGAAGAGGCCAGATGACCAAGGTAAGtcttacagaagaaagcattcaACTGGgagcttagagtttcagaggcttagtccattttCATCCTGGCAGAGAGCATGGTGGCAGGTAGGCATGGTGTTGGAGAGGTACCAGAGACCTATATCCTGATCAGCAAGCAGAGtggcctggtgtgggcttttgaaacctcaaagcctatccccagtgacataattcctccaacaaggacacaccttctaAACCTTTTTATCTGTCTGAGTTCCACTCCCTGGCATTCCATCCCAGTAGTAAGCAGTTGTCAGGTGACTGGTTCCCCCACTTActtattttctcctttaaaatagGTAAATGTCTCAGTGACTTGGCAGCTAGAGGAGAGTATCTTTCCAAATAGGACAGCAGATATCACTGTGACCATCTCCAAGTAAGTAGTGACTGTGTTAGCAACCTTAAGTTCTGGCCTTGGATCCCTGAGCTCACAGAAGTTTCCTCTCACCAAAGATACTGACAGTATTTTAATTCACGCAAAGGAACACTAGGGTATATTCTGGTAGAATGAGCTTTGAACTAGAGTCCTAGTTCTGGCTTCCTTAAGTCTGCAAAGCCTCCATGTTGAAAAATAGAACAGGATGTGATGTGGTGCTGGGAAGGAGCTGTCAAACATGGGCAATTCTGTTCCTGAGGCAGTGTCTGgagcctttttgttttgttttgttttgttttgtgacagggtttctctgggtagcccttgctctgtggaccaagctggcctcaaactcagataccTGCCTGCTGCTACCTCCTGAGTGCCCAGCTTTCTAGGGTTGATTTTGATTACCATGATTTAGGAGGACTACTGAGTCCAACTGTGGAGCTTGTAAATATTCTTTTGTCCTAACTGCCTTCCAAGTACTTCACACCACAGATGCTAATAACTACTATTCAGTGTATAGAACGAGTCTATAACAGAAAATTCTTTGACCTAAAATGTCAAGTAATGGGTCTGAGAAATCCTTATAAAATCAACATTCTCTTAAGTGTGGCCTCAGTGAGTCACTTTGAGCCGATTCTTAGGAAGTCAAGGTAACAAAGCAGTTGTGGTCAATTAACATTTGTATTTCTAGTTCCAATGAGAAGTCTTTGGCCAGAGAGACCCACAGCCTTCAATTCAGGCATGCCTTCATTGCAGTTCTTTCCAGGTAAGTACTCCCAAGGGGTCTATGTGTGACAGTCATGCAACAAGGACAGCTTTGGGAGTCTTTGTGTGGACATAAGTGACTGTCAGGGTAGACGTGGGCattcccccttctctgaggaggctGCTTAGTGCTCAACCTCTCTAGGATACTGTCAGGTTCAAAGTTTATCTCCCTCCAACACCCAGCCACCAAAAGAGCAGTCCTACTAACTTGTCCAAAATTGAGTCTAGGCCCAGCTTACCCTAGACTACAGGATTTCTGGTAGTTAAATAAAAGCTAGCATTCTTCAGGAACTTGTGAAACTGGTTCCCATCTGCCAAAAGGAGTCCTTTCTCTTACCTCTGGCAAAAGTGGGCATATGGCTCTCCAATTTACATATATCTGGGTGAGACACTGTCAAAAGCTAAAGTGGAGAGAGTAGGGGGCCTGACATTGACAGGCCAGTGCACtgccacacatgcacagatgcacaaagttggagaaaaggagaaaacaactCCAACCGAGTAGTCCAACTTCATAGCTTGCAAATATTTTGTCCCAACTACCTTCCAAGTACTTCACATTTTGACTTTCAGTGTTGAGTCTTTTTGAGGACCTGTGCTGTCTGTCCTGGTGTATTCAGTTGGAAACACTCAAGTTCATTCAGAGCCAGGAAGGAATCTTGAGTTCTCACACATGTCCTCTTATTGCAGACCGTCAGTGATGTACATGAACACGAGCCAAAGCTCTTCTGACCACAAAGAATTCTTCTTCAACGTAAGTGTACAGCAGTTGCTGCCAACCAGAAGCTGGTAAAGCCACCGAGCTCTGACTTTCTGCTCCTCTTACTTGGCAGGTGCACGGGGAGAATCACTTTGGAGCTGTATTCCAGTTGCAAATTTGTGTCCCCATCACATTACGAGATTTACAGATTATAAGAGTGAAGCATCTGACAAAGACTCAGGTATTTAAATGGGATTCTTTACTATGAGCACGCCTCTTTCCAGAGACTACAGATTCTCAAAGGTATAAAAACTCTAGCTTTAGCTAGGCCTGGGGGTACAGGCTTGTAGTTGCAGCTTCCTGTGAGGATGACACAAGGATGTTCCTTAGTTCAAGCTTGCTGCAGCTATGGAGTAAGAAGCCTGGGTAACTTAGTGAGATCTAGAATGGTAATTTTAAGAGGCCTTTCTGCCCTACTCTGCCCTGTATAAGACACAGAAACTTTATTAGCAAGCTAACTAAactgggcaggttctgagctattctaacctACAATCCCCACCACAGGCCCTGGTACTTGCTGACTGAGTCTTGCTGTTTGCTCTGCTCCATGTGTTTCCTCAGGGTGattttctcttggccatgtgctTATGGTCTGTCCTGCCTCATGAAGACCTGCTTCCTCTACTTTGTCCTTGTCCTCGTCATCCCTACCTGAGACCCCCTCCTCAATCTCAagtccttcctctcttctgcccagttaCAGGCTCTAGCTTTTTATTGTCCAATCAGAGATTACTGGGGAACATTCTTTACAGCACATTGGTTAATACAATGCCCCATGTCCAGACTGCAACTGGATCTTGGAGCTTAGAACTCAGTATCTGAATACACAATGCACAAGACCAACCCCAATAGAGATCTTCTCATATACTAAAGAGGGCTAGAGATGCAGCTCAGTAGAAGGCTAGCCTGCACGAGACCCTGGATCAAAACTTAgtactacaaaaacaaacaaaaaagtaacacGGGCTGAAAAATGACTCAGTAAAGCATTTACCTTACAAGCACAAAACCTAGAGTTGAATCCCCAGAATCAATAATAAAATGCTGTGTGTGGTGGTATGTGCTTATAATTTCACTGCTAAGGAAGTGAAGGATCCCAGAAACCTAGTCTAATTggtaaattccaggacaaccaatgACTCTGTCTCAGTGGTGGATGGCATTCCTGaggatgacacctgaggttgtcctctgacctactaATCCCTGTACCAGCCCACAAACCAATGTgcacttaattttaaaaacaaaagccagccaggcaatggtgactcacacctttaatcccagcacacgggaggcagaggcaggtggatctctgtgaattcagagtctacctggactacagagtgagtactaggagagccagggctacacagagactcaaaaaaccaaccaaccaaccacccagccaaaccaaccaaccaaccaatcaaaaaaacaaaacaaaacaaaacaaaacccaagatgaGCTTTAGAAAACGAGACTACTTACTTATAGGAAAATACtaggagaaacagaaggaaattaGCCATTAAGATTTTAAGGCAGAGTCttgatgaaaacaaacaaaatttcaaaCATCAGAGCCACCAGAgacatttattttcctgttgAAAATCTATAAACTGTGCTTCTGTGATTGTTGAGTGAATCTGATAAACATTCCGCACACTTCCTGTACGCAGGTGTGCACGCCTCCCTCTTGGTTTTGACTCTCTAGtctctcctgctctctgcttTGCATCTTGACAACACCAAGAGCAGTTTTGCTCATCCTACATAAGGTATCAAGGCTCAAGAAACAACTCAGGCCTGCAGGCTCCGCTGACAGGAAGAGGGCTTAAAGGGTGCATGCACTTCTCCTCTGTCtagttcatttccttttttaaagaacatttgtTAAAAGCAAGTTTAATCACGTCAACAAACGTTTTGGTTACCTTTTAAAAGACAGGATTCTCTTTTAAGAGGCTGACAGGGAGGCTTTTACCTCCATCCTGCTCTAATGGCAGAGATTAACTAATAGTACCAGAGGCTTAAAAAGTGTACTTGGTGAGGCTCTGAAAGTGCAGGTTCCTGGCTTACTTAAATAGACTATGTCGGCAGAGCAGGTCAGTGGCGGAGCTGAAGTTCAGTACAGTCCTGTGGAAATGCTGCAGTTTCCTCTTTATCTGCTTCATGGCTGCGCTGTGGCATTTAGTCTTAAACCTCATCTTGTTCAGAATCTTGTCCGTGAGGTAATGCAGCCACAGCACGTTATTGTAAGGGTGATACTCGCCCCAGCAGTTTTTGTTCTCCTTCCTCATGAGCCTGTAGATCTCAAACTGGTAGTCACCCTCACCTGTAAATAGGTCCTCCTCAGCAGAGAtgtcacagaaaaccacaatcccATCCCGCTCCAAGCGGGACAGAGTATAGTCAATGATGTTGACTTGTAGCCCATGGGTGGGAATGGTGCTTGTTTTCCCATTGAGGGTGTAGTGGAGTTCTTTGAGGTTGGTTTTCTTTAAGAGcacatttccccagtgtaagtCCCGGTGCTCAAAGTGCAGTGAGGCCTCTGCTACTGCCAGGGATGCGGTGATCTGGTGGAGGATGCTCTTTGCGGTGGCCACGGAGGTTAGCTTTGTCCTCATTCGCTCCAAGTCAATCCCACCAAACTCAAATTCCAGGATGATAAAGAGCTGGTCTTCCTGGAAAAAGTCAGGCCGGTCATTTGCAGACCCTTTGGTTGTGTTATATTGGTCCCAGGCTTTAAGCAGCAAGGGAGGGTAAAGTCCTTGAACACAGTATACTGAGTTCAGCCCAATAAAGCCTTCTGTGCAGTTGTACACCTCGTTAGACAGGAGACTCAGCTCTTTGGAGATGATGATCTCTGGCAGGATCTCCTCGAAGGTTTTTTGGTGGGACCCATTGACTAAATCTGATCCTTCAACAGCAATGATCTTTAGGGCTACAGGTGTTTGGTCATTAATTATTTGAAACACTTCCCCAAACACTCCTTCCCCAATCTTCTCACAGTGTTCCAGTTGTTCTGTAGAAAGGCAATCACTAAAGGGGATAGGCCCTTCCTGATTACACTCCCCATAAACCTTTTCAGCATAAGATGGCCTTTTGTCTGTGATGTGCAGGGTCTTTAAGGGACTTAGCAAATACATGGAAGAGCATGGAGAAGAAACAATACTGTTTTCTCTGTTCAGGATAGAAATTGAACATTCAGACTGGAAGGACCTAGAGAGAGAGCTGGTAATCGATCTGCTGCATACCTCTGCCACGTTGGTTATAATTTTCTTCTTGTGAAAACCGAAGGATGCTCTGGTTTTGGTCCAAGAATCCTTACAACTAGTATTCAAGTCCCTGGAGCAGAATgaatctttccttttcttcttagaTTGGTGATAGCGGAGGGGAGATGTTCCCACTGCTTCTTGCTGTTTCCTTTTCCGGAGTGGTTCAGTTCTCTTGGGCCTGCTGATTTTCCCTGGTACACGAAGGTCTTTGCGAGCACTGGACTCTCCATAGTCTATCTGGTCGACTCCTCGGGACACAACCTTTTTACATGTGGCGGTTCTCTTTCCCAGGCTTGCCAGATCAGGGTCCGTTAGTCTGTTACCCGTCTGCTGTCTTTCACAACACGATTCCTTCACATTCTCCCCATCAGTCCCCAACTCCTTAGCTTCTGTGGTCCTTGGGTCCACACGGCTAGAGAGAGATGACCTGAAGCTGGCTTCGGCTTGGGGGGCACTCCTGGTGTACTTGCCTTCTTCGGTTGCTGCCTCCTGGGGGCAAGGCAGAGACGCTTCACCCAGGGAGGCTACCCGGAAGTGGAGGCTCCCGGGGACTGTAGAGTCTGCATTCAGAGAGTCGGGGGCTC comes from the Rattus norvegicus strain BN/NHsdMcwi chromosome 10, GRCr8, whole genome shotgun sequence genome and includes:
- the Haspin gene encoding serine/threonine-protein kinase haspin translates to MAASHRRSGTRLFRTYAARGVRRSQRQPDSLAVKWFQPPNPKLSFSSSLSDSNLSPAVASDNPEDPDFPGSPVGPRRRRPRGCDSPDLTHTKRVLRLRPRPPQKCSTPCSRLRPPPFLSCSPGCLGSDLNVCIQSRNSNELGTSASLFSPPASPGAPDSLNADSTVPGSLHFRVASLGEASLPCPQEAATEEGKYTRSAPQAEASFRSSLSSRVDPRTTEAKELGTDGENVKESCCERQQTGNRLTDPDLASLGKRTATCKKVVSRGVDQIDYGESSARKDLRVPGKISRPKRTEPLRKRKQQEAVGTSPLRYHQSKKKRKDSFCSRDLNTSCKDSWTKTRASFGFHKKKIITNVAEVCSRSITSSLSRSFQSECSISILNRENSIVSSPCSSMYLLSPLKTLHITDKRPSYAEKVYGECNQEGPIPFSDCLSTEQLEHCEKIGEGVFGEVFQIINDQTPVALKIIAVEGSDLVNGSHQKTFEEILPEIIISKELSLLSNEVYNCTEGFIGLNSVYCVQGLYPPLLLKAWDQYNTTKGSANDRPDFFQEDQLFIILEFEFGGIDLERMRTKLTSVATAKSILHQITASLAVAEASLHFEHRDLHWGNVLLKKTNLKELHYTLNGKTSTIPTHGLQVNIIDYTLSRLERDGIVVFCDISAEEDLFTGEGDYQFEIYRLMRKENKNCWGEYHPYNNVLWLHYLTDKILNKMRFKTKCHSAAMKQIKRKLQHFHRTVLNFSSATDLLCRHSLFK